A region from the uncultured Macellibacteroides sp. genome encodes:
- a CDS encoding Gfo/Idh/MocA family oxidoreductase — MKKENNLSRRDFLKNSALMGTIGALGTGAAAVGLTSCGGGGKTESAALTPLKEAGTYYVPALTDMAIDGQELKAGVIGCGGRGSGAAMNFLNSANGVTIVALGDVFQERVDELAKKLNDEKKIDIAADKRFVGFDAYQKVIDSGVDVVIIATPPLFRPEHFKYATEKGKHSFLEKPICVDPTGYRTIVATSKQATAKGLCVVTGTQRHHQRSYVESYKKIMEGTIGEITGGTVYWNQGMLWYKERQQGWSDCEWMIKDWVNWKWLSGDHIVEQHVHNIDVFTWMSGLKPVKAVAFGSRHRRLTGDQYDNFSVDFTMENGIHLHSMCRQIDGCANNVSEFIQGTKGSWDSSTMEIKDLAGTVVWKYDGEAEKANFKQTDPYTLEHANWITHIRSKKPIAQAEETAIACMAAIMGRESAYTGAESTWDAMTASPIDYTPKDLNMGKMDMSTFVAQVPGSPVEKK, encoded by the coding sequence ATGAAAAAAGAGAACAATCTTAGCAGAAGAGATTTCTTAAAAAATTCTGCATTGATGGGTACTATCGGAGCCCTTGGTACCGGAGCAGCAGCAGTAGGTTTAACATCATGCGGCGGAGGCGGTAAAACTGAAAGCGCAGCTCTGACTCCTTTAAAAGAAGCAGGCACATACTATGTACCGGCTCTTACTGATATGGCAATAGACGGACAAGAGTTAAAAGCAGGTGTTATTGGTTGCGGTGGACGTGGTTCCGGTGCGGCTATGAACTTCCTTAATTCGGCCAACGGCGTTACCATTGTTGCTTTAGGCGATGTTTTCCAGGAACGTGTCGACGAACTTGCAAAAAAATTAAATGACGAGAAAAAAATAGATATAGCTGCCGACAAACGTTTTGTAGGTTTTGATGCTTACCAAAAGGTTATAGACAGTGGAGTTGACGTTGTTATCATAGCAACACCTCCCCTTTTCCGCCCTGAGCATTTTAAATATGCCACTGAAAAAGGGAAACATTCATTCCTTGAAAAACCAATCTGCGTTGATCCAACAGGATACCGCACCATTGTTGCTACATCCAAACAAGCTACTGCTAAAGGCCTGTGTGTAGTAACCGGAACGCAACGTCACCACCAACGCAGTTACGTTGAATCTTACAAGAAGATCATGGAAGGTACAATCGGTGAAATAACCGGAGGTACTGTATACTGGAACCAGGGTATGCTTTGGTACAAAGAACGTCAGCAAGGCTGGAGCGACTGCGAATGGATGATCAAAGACTGGGTTAACTGGAAATGGTTATCGGGAGATCATATTGTGGAACAACACGTACACAACATCGACGTATTTACCTGGATGAGCGGACTTAAACCAGTGAAAGCTGTGGCATTTGGTTCTCGTCACCGCAGATTAACCGGCGATCAGTACGATAATTTCAGCGTTGACTTCACGATGGAAAATGGCATTCACCTGCACAGTATGTGTCGCCAGATTGATGGTTGCGCAAATAACGTTAGTGAATTTATTCAGGGAACTAAGGGTTCATGGGATAGCTCAACAATGGAAATTAAAGACCTTGCAGGAACTGTTGTCTGGAAGTATGATGGTGAAGCTGAAAAAGCAAACTTCAAACAAACCGACCCATATACATTGGAACACGCCAACTGGATTACCCATATCCGTTCAAAGAAACCAATCGCTCAGGCCGAAGAAACTGCTATCGCATGTATGGCAGCTATTATGGGACGCGAATCTGCTTACACGGGTGCAGAATCAACATGGGATGCCATGACAGCCTCTCCAATTGATTATACACCAAAAGATCTCAACATGGGTAAAATGGATATGAGCACTTTCGTGGCCCAGGTTCCAGGTTCTCCGGTTGAAAAAAAATAA